One Tunturibacter gelidoferens genomic region harbors:
- a CDS encoding UDP-glucose--hexose-1-phosphate uridylyltransferase, with translation MISLAQQNPHRRFNPLKREWVLVSPHRTQRPWQGQTEAKTAEVALTYDPTCYLCPGNVRAGGVRTDKYTTTYVFENDFAALKPDAPQFSSDEGGKGLLLAEGESGVCRVICFSPRHDLTLAKMSVPEICSVVDVWSEQYAELGARDDIRYVQIFENRGAMMGASNPHPHGQLWASRSVPDEVVSELAGQREYLAKNQAVLLCEYQKLEESLGERVVAKNESFLAVVPFWAVWPFEVMILPRRHVTTLQEFTETERSDFAAILHSVTTTYDQVFDTPFPYSMGLHPAPCDGEQHPEWQFHVHFYPPLLRSATVRKFMVGYELLGSPQRDITPESAATTLREAHLRTLPLSGTNEK, from the coding sequence GTGATTTCGTTAGCGCAGCAGAACCCTCACCGTCGGTTCAATCCCCTCAAGCGCGAGTGGGTGCTGGTATCTCCGCACCGCACACAACGCCCCTGGCAAGGTCAAACAGAGGCGAAGACCGCTGAGGTCGCACTGACCTACGATCCAACCTGCTATCTCTGTCCGGGAAACGTGCGCGCCGGCGGAGTGCGAACCGACAAGTACACCACCACCTATGTCTTCGAAAACGACTTCGCCGCATTGAAGCCGGACGCTCCGCAATTCTCCAGCGATGAAGGCGGCAAAGGCCTGCTCCTTGCAGAAGGAGAGAGCGGCGTATGCCGCGTCATCTGTTTTTCTCCGCGTCACGACCTCACGCTGGCGAAGATGTCCGTACCCGAAATTTGCTCTGTCGTCGATGTTTGGAGCGAGCAGTACGCAGAGCTGGGCGCACGCGATGACATCCGTTATGTGCAGATCTTTGAAAATCGTGGAGCGATGATGGGAGCCAGCAATCCCCACCCGCATGGGCAGCTCTGGGCGAGCCGCTCCGTCCCGGACGAAGTAGTCTCAGAGCTCGCAGGCCAACGCGAGTACCTCGCAAAGAATCAGGCAGTTCTGTTGTGCGAGTACCAGAAGCTCGAGGAGTCGCTGGGCGAACGCGTCGTGGCGAAGAATGAGAGCTTCCTTGCCGTCGTACCGTTCTGGGCCGTTTGGCCCTTCGAAGTGATGATCCTTCCGCGCCGACACGTCACCACTCTGCAGGAATTCACGGAGACGGAACGGTCAGACTTTGCAGCCATTCTGCATTCCGTCACCACGACGTACGATCAGGTGTTCGATACTCCGTTCCCATACTCCATGGGCCTGCATCCCGCTCCATGCGACGGGGAGCAACATCCTGAGTGGCAGTTTCACGTTCACTTCTACCCACCGCTGCTGCGTTCGGCCACCGTACGAAAGTTCATGGTTGGCTACGAACTGCTAGGTTCTCCGCAAAGGGACATCACACCCGAATCCGCTGCCACAACCCTTCGTGAGGCGCATCTGCGAACTCTTCCACTCAGTGGAACCAATGAAAAGTAA
- a CDS encoding immunoglobulin domain-containing protein — translation MFKVAASLNLSIASSLSKLRLAIWPDDRRSSGLMKVRSGGFRLLTATLALLVMTACGGGWNGYSGQPPTITKQPVNQTVNVGQTATFSVTATGAGTLTYQWFDNGTAIAGATSSTYTTPATASTDSGSVFTVTVTNAGGTVTSSPATLTVAASSTTVPPNAPLVISQPANQTVQVGQTATFSVTASGTAPLTYQWSKNGIVIAGATSSSYTTPATVIGDNNSQFTVTVTNAAGGATSNPATLTVINTIPVATSLACNSATPAYNTSATLTPTFSGGTAVIGSAGVGSSDITLSAVSGSSYSTPLLISPKTYTLSVTGTGGAVASTTCTVTPTNVTIGPISPANATIAPGTQTFTASVSGGATNSLVWTASAGSFVGNVWTSPNTLGTYTITATSVDEPSVSATTKVTLSLPVITGQPPSVNVCNNASTTLSVVALYASTYQWFFNGSPIAGATSSSYFIPSAVAMDVGSYTVTVTNAAGSVTSNAAKVVVGTSITSNPVSLSIVQGQTATFSVAATGDAPFSYQWYVIAPGGSTGVAIAGATSSIYTSPVLNTSSNGAKYYATVTDTCGSVLTSTSATLTVNPGNDPPTIITQPMSQTVAIGGTPTLTVVAVGSPTLTYQWYQKPAGSVTGTAVSGATSSSYTVPATATTINNDQDGYYVIVTNSYGQALSQTATLAIGDGILITKQPVDVYVNAGDSATFSVTATSALPLTYQWFEAAPGGATFSAIPGATSASYTQASTATSDSGSVFYVVVSNGSSPAVTSNSASLFVGDLTGISNLCGSWKLIGNAQPPNSSCAIQLSAAVLGQRGEIVWPNLISTGDIQLSFTITTSNSSNPPADGFAMTLGDPSLGATTNSIGATGGGLGAEGIPGIVLAFDDYHDPGDPPVPYIGVGRGETALWEKPYFNVNTNIAPLALAGATVSHDYVVSIVQGMMTVTMDGTQAFSGSVSVPPVAYLYFSASTGALDEQTVISNLSATVTAPSN, via the coding sequence ATGTTCAAAGTAGCCGCATCCCTCAATTTGTCTATCGCTTCGTCGCTCTCGAAGTTGCGCCTCGCTATTTGGCCTGACGATCGACGATCCAGCGGGTTGATGAAGGTCCGCTCAGGAGGTTTCCGGCTTCTGACTGCGACGCTCGCGCTGCTTGTGATGACGGCGTGCGGCGGAGGGTGGAATGGCTACTCCGGTCAACCTCCAACCATTACGAAGCAGCCGGTAAATCAGACCGTAAATGTCGGACAGACCGCTACGTTCAGCGTCACCGCGACGGGGGCCGGGACACTTACTTATCAATGGTTCGACAACGGAACGGCGATCGCCGGAGCGACTTCGAGCACCTACACTACCCCGGCGACGGCGAGCACCGATAGCGGCTCTGTCTTTACTGTGACGGTAACCAATGCTGGAGGGACGGTGACCAGTTCGCCGGCTACGCTGACGGTGGCTGCGAGCTCCACTACAGTGCCGCCGAACGCACCGCTTGTTATCAGTCAACCAGCGAACCAGACCGTGCAGGTGGGACAGACCGCGACGTTCAGCGTTACTGCCTCGGGGACGGCTCCCCTTACTTACCAGTGGTCTAAGAACGGGATTGTGATCGCAGGTGCCACATCGAGCAGCTACACCACGCCTGCCACGGTCATCGGTGACAACAACTCGCAGTTCACGGTGACTGTAACCAACGCCGCCGGCGGAGCCACGAGCAATCCGGCCACTTTGACGGTCATCAATACGATCCCTGTGGCCACCAGTCTTGCCTGCAACTCGGCTACTCCCGCATACAACACCTCTGCAACCCTGACTCCCACCTTCTCGGGTGGAACGGCAGTGATCGGATCGGCGGGAGTTGGGAGCAGTGATATCACGTTGTCCGCAGTCAGCGGCAGCTCCTACTCGACTCCGTTGCTGATCTCTCCGAAGACGTACACACTGTCGGTCACCGGCACGGGTGGAGCAGTGGCTTCGACCACGTGCACGGTTACACCAACCAATGTGACGATCGGGCCGATCTCTCCTGCGAATGCGACGATAGCGCCGGGAACTCAGACGTTCACCGCGAGCGTCTCCGGAGGTGCTACCAACAGCCTGGTATGGACCGCCAGTGCGGGGAGCTTCGTCGGCAATGTATGGACCTCTCCCAACACACTTGGCACCTATACGATCACAGCTACCAGTGTGGATGAGCCTTCTGTTTCGGCTACCACTAAGGTGACCCTCAGCTTGCCGGTTATCACCGGGCAACCGCCGAGCGTGAATGTTTGCAACAACGCCTCGACAACTCTTTCTGTCGTCGCTTTGTATGCGAGCACGTATCAGTGGTTCTTCAACGGATCGCCGATTGCCGGTGCAACTAGTTCGAGCTACTTTATCCCGAGCGCAGTTGCGATGGATGTCGGCAGCTATACAGTCACAGTTACAAATGCCGCGGGCAGTGTCACCTCGAACGCCGCGAAGGTCGTGGTGGGAACGTCGATTACGTCGAATCCAGTTAGTCTTTCGATCGTCCAGGGCCAGACTGCGACCTTCTCGGTTGCGGCTACAGGCGACGCTCCTTTTAGCTACCAGTGGTATGTGATTGCCCCGGGCGGCTCGACGGGAGTTGCCATCGCAGGGGCTACTTCCAGCATCTACACGTCGCCAGTATTGAACACGAGTTCGAACGGCGCCAAATACTATGCCACGGTCACGGATACCTGCGGAAGCGTGCTTACCAGCACGTCGGCTACGCTGACAGTCAATCCCGGCAATGATCCACCCACGATTATCACTCAACCGATGAGCCAGACCGTGGCGATTGGCGGCACACCAACACTCACTGTGGTTGCGGTCGGATCGCCTACCCTCACGTATCAGTGGTATCAGAAACCTGCGGGGAGCGTGACGGGGACGGCCGTATCAGGGGCAACGTCGTCCAGTTATACTGTTCCGGCGACCGCGACCACTATCAATAATGATCAGGACGGCTACTATGTCATCGTCACGAACAGCTACGGACAGGCGCTATCTCAGACTGCTACTCTGGCGATTGGCGACGGCATCCTGATCACGAAGCAGCCCGTGGATGTTTACGTCAACGCGGGAGATTCGGCTACCTTCTCGGTAACAGCGACCTCCGCGCTTCCTCTGACCTATCAATGGTTTGAAGCAGCCCCGGGAGGTGCCACCTTCTCTGCGATTCCAGGAGCAACGAGCGCGTCGTATACGCAGGCCTCGACGGCTACTTCTGACTCCGGTTCCGTCTTTTATGTGGTTGTCAGCAACGGAAGTTCTCCGGCGGTCACCAGCAATTCAGCATCACTGTTTGTTGGAGATCTAACGGGCATCAGCAATCTTTGCGGGAGTTGGAAGTTGATTGGCAATGCCCAGCCCCCGAATTCTTCCTGTGCGATTCAGTTGTCAGCAGCAGTGCTCGGGCAGCGAGGCGAGATCGTCTGGCCTAATCTGATCTCCACCGGCGACATTCAACTGAGCTTCACGATCACGACGAGCAACTCGAGCAATCCTCCAGCAGACGGCTTCGCGATGACGCTGGGCGATCCGTCTCTTGGAGCGACGACCAACAGCATTGGAGCTACGGGAGGCGGACTAGGTGCCGAGGGAATTCCTGGAATCGTGCTTGCCTTCGACGATTATCACGATCCGGGCGATCCACCTGTTCCTTACATTGGCGTTGGCAGGGGCGAGACCGCCTTGTGGGAGAAGCCATACTTCAACGTCAACACAAACATTGCCCCACTTGCTCTGGCAGGAGCCACGGTGTCGCACGATTATGTCGTTTCTATCGTGCAAGGAATGATGACTGTGACGATGGATGGCACTCAGGCCTTCTCGGGCAGCGTCTCTGTCCCTCCTGTGGCCTACCTCTACTTCAGCGCCTCCACCGGTGCTCTCGATGAGCAGACGGTCATCAGCAACCTCTCAGCCACTGTTACCGCACCGTCCAACTAA
- a CDS encoding bifunctional YncE family protein/alkaline phosphatase family protein encodes MSAQSGLPAIDLPTSKRILQPVPGSPQRLNGLPMSMAISPDQRFVVTVNAGYGTFESGYKQSLAVLDTQTGVVEDFPDDRTSVKARQTLYLGLAFSRDGRHIYASMGSETDPLGTEKGDTGSGVVVYGFNAGKISQERMIKIPLQQLAAGRRTMLIGGTAGDKGVPFPAAIAVIGSSGSEKLLVADNLSDDVLLIDPASGAILIRFDLAENDAVPSTYPVALSVSKDESRAFIALWNASEVVELDLKNGVVGRKLALLKPDSKTAAGTHPCALELSGDGRTMYVALANRDAVAAVDVDHGHFAVKGYFDTRLPHQTYFGAEPEALALSPDGSRLYVANAITDAIAVLDTRKLSAKVAKEGMVEPSGFVPTEWMPMSIGLAGGKLYVATAKGKGTGPNNFPQRQSEGASATRPGPSSYIATLLYGSLAVLDTKAIERDLPKWTAEVVESNRMKAAEEKIRFAGNQQDRIKHVIYIIKENRTYDQILGDLKQDGKAVGNGDSSLTMYGAEITPNQHKLALQFGVLDNFYDSGEVSGDGHVWSTAGIGTDYLEKTWQQSYRGDERTYDFEGVVAEGYPLLQKIPDVNEPNSGYLWGNLARQGKSYYHFGEYISSTFCDVKKTASPQEGPLLEGAKCQKPSILPGETLPVEWGGGVNQWPWPIPLLATNIATKPELVGHFAVEQPDFNLRIPDQIRVDVFLKHFERWVADRESGKDDMPNFILLRLPNDHTAGTTPGGPTPKSSIADNDLAVGRAVDAVSHSAFWDDTAFFILEDDAQAGADHVDAHRSLALVVSKYSPRAAGGGAFVDSRFYSTVSVLRTMETLLGLPPMNNNDAFSSMIGSLFTGDGGQAAFSSDYRNRDSGLIYTANTKTAPGAKASQKMDFRHADHADTQKLNVILWKDAMGDSPVPALLNARPKKLKNDDD; translated from the coding sequence ATGTCAGCACAATCTGGCTTGCCCGCTATCGATCTCCCCACGAGCAAAAGGATTCTGCAGCCGGTCCCTGGCAGCCCGCAAAGGCTCAATGGACTGCCAATGTCGATGGCCATATCGCCGGATCAGCGCTTTGTCGTCACGGTCAATGCAGGATACGGAACCTTCGAGTCTGGATACAAACAGTCGCTCGCGGTGCTGGATACTCAGACCGGCGTGGTGGAAGACTTTCCTGACGACAGGACTTCGGTCAAAGCCAGACAGACGCTCTATTTGGGGCTGGCCTTCAGCCGAGATGGCAGGCATATCTACGCAAGCATGGGATCGGAGACTGATCCTTTGGGCACGGAGAAAGGCGATACCGGTAGCGGCGTCGTGGTCTATGGCTTCAACGCAGGCAAGATTTCACAGGAACGGATGATAAAGATCCCGCTGCAGCAGTTGGCTGCGGGCCGGAGGACGATGCTGATTGGCGGCACGGCCGGGGATAAAGGCGTTCCGTTTCCGGCTGCGATCGCCGTGATAGGTTCGTCAGGCTCAGAAAAACTGCTGGTGGCAGACAATCTATCAGACGACGTACTGCTGATAGATCCGGCGTCGGGTGCGATTCTTATACGGTTCGATCTGGCGGAAAACGATGCGGTGCCTTCGACGTATCCTGTCGCGCTGAGCGTCTCAAAAGATGAAAGCCGCGCGTTTATTGCGCTGTGGAATGCGAGCGAGGTCGTCGAACTGGATCTGAAGAACGGTGTGGTGGGCCGTAAGCTTGCTCTGCTAAAACCAGACAGTAAGACGGCAGCCGGAACTCATCCCTGTGCGCTCGAGTTGTCGGGCGACGGGCGGACGATGTACGTTGCGCTAGCGAACCGCGATGCGGTTGCGGCTGTTGACGTGGATCACGGCCATTTCGCGGTAAAAGGTTACTTCGACACTCGACTGCCGCACCAGACCTACTTCGGAGCAGAGCCTGAGGCACTGGCTTTGTCTCCTGATGGTTCAAGGCTCTATGTAGCGAACGCAATCACCGACGCAATCGCAGTGCTTGACACGAGAAAGCTGTCGGCGAAGGTGGCGAAGGAGGGGATGGTCGAACCCTCAGGCTTTGTGCCTACGGAGTGGATGCCGATGTCCATTGGACTCGCGGGCGGAAAGCTTTATGTCGCGACCGCCAAAGGAAAGGGGACGGGACCAAACAATTTCCCGCAGCGTCAGTCCGAGGGTGCGAGTGCCACGAGGCCGGGCCCTTCAAGCTACATCGCAACGCTTCTCTATGGTTCTCTCGCCGTGTTGGACACGAAGGCCATCGAGCGAGACCTTCCTAAGTGGACAGCCGAGGTGGTCGAGTCGAATCGGATGAAGGCGGCCGAAGAGAAAATTCGGTTTGCAGGTAATCAGCAGGATCGTATCAAACATGTGATTTACATCATCAAGGAGAACCGCACCTACGACCAGATCTTGGGAGATCTTAAACAAGATGGGAAGGCCGTCGGCAACGGTGACTCAAGCCTGACGATGTATGGTGCGGAGATCACACCGAATCAGCACAAACTAGCTCTCCAGTTCGGAGTGCTGGATAACTTCTACGATTCCGGTGAGGTGTCGGGCGACGGGCATGTGTGGTCTACCGCCGGCATCGGCACAGACTATCTGGAGAAGACCTGGCAGCAGAGTTACCGGGGAGATGAGCGAACCTACGACTTCGAAGGCGTGGTCGCTGAGGGTTATCCTCTTCTGCAAAAAATTCCTGATGTCAATGAACCCAACAGTGGATACCTGTGGGGAAACCTCGCACGACAAGGCAAAAGTTACTACCACTTCGGAGAGTACATCTCGTCCACATTCTGCGATGTCAAAAAGACTGCAAGTCCTCAGGAAGGCCCGCTGCTGGAGGGAGCAAAGTGCCAAAAGCCTTCGATCCTGCCGGGGGAGACCCTGCCGGTGGAGTGGGGCGGCGGGGTGAATCAGTGGCCGTGGCCAATCCCGCTTCTGGCGACCAACATTGCAACCAAGCCGGAGTTAGTCGGGCACTTTGCGGTGGAGCAGCCAGACTTCAACCTTAGAATTCCCGATCAGATTCGAGTTGATGTCTTCCTGAAACACTTTGAGAGATGGGTTGCGGACCGCGAATCAGGCAAAGATGACATGCCGAACTTCATTCTGCTGCGGCTTCCAAATGACCATACAGCAGGAACAACTCCCGGTGGACCCACTCCTAAGTCTTCCATCGCCGACAACGATCTGGCCGTCGGCCGCGCAGTCGATGCGGTGTCCCATTCAGCATTTTGGGACGACACGGCATTTTTCATTCTGGAAGACGATGCGCAGGCGGGTGCGGATCATGTGGATGCGCATCGCAGCCTTGCGTTGGTGGTCAGCAAGTACTCGCCCAGGGCTGCGGGTGGAGGGGCGTTCGTTGATAGTCGGTTTTACTCGACTGTCAGTGTCCTGCGGACGATGGAGACGCTCCTTGGTCTGCCGCCGATGAATAACAATGATGCCTTCAGCTCAATGATCGGGTCGTTGTTTACCGGAGATGGGGGACAGGCGGCATTTTCGTCTGATTACAGAAATCGCGATAGTGGGCTGATCTACACGGCAAATACAAAGACTGCACCCGGGGCTAAAGCGTCTCAGAAGATGGACTTTCGGCATGCAGATCATGCGGATACTCAAAAGCTGAATGTGATCTTGTGGAAGGATGCCATGGGCGATAGCCCAGTACCCGCTCTGCTGAATGCTCGCCCCAAGAAGCTGAAGAACGATGACGATTAG
- a CDS encoding TonB-dependent receptor, with product MMLRRAMLIALFLLGALVLPCADAQQTLGSVSGVISDATGAAISGASIVLVNDQTAASRTTDTNAHGSYLVQGLPIGIYTVTVTANGFDTEKLTGFLIQADRTASLVIRLKPGQVSSTIDVAATPQLDATDTTNGYVLDAASIEKVPLGTGSFTQLATLSPGVHADLLADTGTNTGLGNQNIYANGQRLSSNTFTFNGVVTNNLFNGASSSQVTESRAVLNTGESFQSNGAIRTNTSIYDAIGEALPSPPQQTIAEERVNTSMFDAAQGATAGAHIDVTTKSGANAFHGSVYGNWETSKLNANPFFNKQAGLPTPDLHRYIAGAELGGPIRKDKLFFYGSYQYTRARDQLNSLTSYFTPLGLTDDRSAAGLQAVVIAAGLPAGTPIDPVALTFLQAKLPGGQYLIESPATPGAQVQFIGPASKFLADQANGNVDYIVSKKDTLAAKYYYQHDPTESPFSSGPLLGFPQKYNAGSQVFSLENTAVLSPRLTWEQKAGIVRMTVGSFTGQPFGPSTPGINLFGSTLLPGIAVRNVNGSPDNGGGRTLNIGPTSNFSNTGFTQNTLEFTSTLNYVAGNHSFSFGGNYDFTQLNILNRANQVATLTYDNIANFLTGGPLNNFAGNSVYFQGASNRYYRSPQVGAYAQDQWRATPQLTITVGVRYDYDGGLYEKYGNLVNFSPSQYSYAAASDTILNSGLIVAGNNKQFASPGASKSTLTNRQWGIGPRIGLAYSVNPRLVVRSGFGLYYDRGEFFTEFSPSAGNGFNGPFGVTLQPPFVQPVNSPDGATSENPFGTVRPPVDTNPADFINNLPNQNALINGASPYLFGAYAANNSLPYTENWSLDIQYQISRNIVGTVGYTGNHGVHQTVPLPFNQPGVATPQSPVNGQTYSYGFNATDANGNTLLSEPYSTSTGGNTDLRVPYIGYSPNSVAWTTVGWSHYDALLASVRQTPFHGFEYLLSYTWSHSLDASSGFGLFYNGNDPRNLASGYASSDYDRTHVTSFSFNYQIPDLKSGNRFFDKAGSGWGISGVTTLQSGQPYNVYDFSGTVGSIFFSSNDFLTNPVLPLAPGVSPKQALTGHSGAFVNPNTPNGTSSNLNDVAFKPSAFAYPSLAPGQSGVPPCGPTSAGTTACDTFESNFGTGGRNIFRGAFQKRADMSFFKETRIHEQYRLRLAMEVFNITNTPSFDTPGNNFSGATFSNPPSITPLPNTDPTIFSSQGVGAITNPIGSPRQIQFYGIFSF from the coding sequence ATGATGCTGCGTAGAGCGATGCTTATCGCCCTGTTCCTCCTGGGTGCCCTTGTTCTTCCATGCGCCGACGCGCAACAAACCCTGGGATCCGTATCAGGCGTAATCAGCGACGCGACTGGAGCAGCGATCTCCGGAGCATCTATCGTTCTCGTCAACGATCAAACCGCAGCGAGCCGCACTACTGACACCAACGCACATGGCTCCTACCTGGTGCAAGGTCTGCCAATCGGCATCTACACGGTGACCGTTACAGCGAACGGCTTCGATACGGAAAAACTCACCGGCTTCCTGATCCAGGCAGACCGCACCGCCTCACTTGTCATCCGTCTCAAGCCCGGCCAGGTCTCCTCCACAATTGACGTAGCGGCGACGCCACAACTCGACGCGACGGACACCACCAATGGCTATGTTCTAGACGCCGCATCGATCGAGAAGGTCCCTCTCGGCACCGGTAGCTTCACGCAACTCGCCACGCTCAGCCCGGGCGTTCACGCGGATTTGCTCGCCGATACCGGCACGAACACGGGACTTGGCAACCAGAACATCTACGCCAACGGCCAGCGCCTCTCCAGCAACACCTTCACCTTCAACGGCGTCGTCACCAACAACCTCTTCAACGGAGCCTCCTCCAGCCAGGTCACCGAGAGCCGCGCCGTTCTCAATACGGGAGAGTCCTTTCAATCCAATGGCGCCATCCGTACCAACACTTCCATCTACGACGCCATCGGCGAAGCCCTTCCCTCGCCGCCACAACAGACCATCGCAGAGGAGCGCGTCAACACCTCCATGTTCGATGCCGCTCAAGGAGCGACCGCCGGAGCACACATCGACGTCACTACTAAGTCCGGTGCCAATGCATTTCATGGCTCTGTCTACGGCAACTGGGAGACGTCTAAGCTGAACGCAAACCCTTTCTTCAACAAACAGGCCGGCCTTCCAACACCCGATCTTCATCGCTACATCGCGGGTGCTGAATTAGGCGGCCCCATCCGCAAAGATAAACTCTTCTTCTACGGCAGCTATCAGTACACACGCGCCCGCGATCAGCTGAACTCGCTCACCTCCTACTTCACACCGCTCGGCCTCACCGACGATCGCAGCGCCGCCGGACTGCAGGCCGTCGTCATCGCAGCCGGCCTCCCCGCCGGTACCCCCATCGATCCCGTTGCACTCACCTTTCTTCAAGCCAAGCTCCCCGGTGGCCAGTACCTCATCGAATCCCCCGCAACGCCCGGAGCCCAGGTTCAATTCATCGGGCCCGCCTCAAAGTTCCTCGCCGATCAAGCTAACGGCAATGTCGACTACATCGTCTCGAAGAAGGACACCCTCGCCGCCAAATACTACTATCAGCACGATCCAACCGAAAGCCCGTTCTCGAGCGGCCCGCTGCTTGGATTTCCTCAAAAATACAACGCCGGAAGCCAGGTCTTCTCCTTGGAAAACACCGCGGTACTTTCCCCGCGCCTCACCTGGGAGCAGAAGGCGGGCATCGTTCGCATGACCGTAGGAAGCTTCACCGGACAACCCTTCGGTCCCTCCACCCCCGGAATCAATCTCTTCGGTAGCACCCTCTTGCCGGGCATCGCAGTTCGCAACGTAAACGGCTCCCCCGATAACGGTGGCGGAAGAACACTGAACATCGGTCCCACCTCCAACTTCTCCAACACCGGCTTCACACAAAACACCCTCGAATTCACATCAACACTCAACTACGTCGCAGGCAATCACTCATTCTCTTTTGGCGGCAACTACGACTTCACTCAACTCAATATCCTCAATCGCGCCAATCAGGTCGCCACCCTCACCTACGACAACATCGCGAACTTCCTCACCGGCGGACCGCTCAACAACTTCGCCGGTAACTCGGTCTACTTTCAGGGCGCCAGCAATCGCTACTATCGGTCTCCTCAGGTCGGAGCCTACGCGCAGGACCAATGGCGCGCTACACCTCAACTGACAATCACCGTTGGCGTTCGTTACGACTACGATGGCGGCCTCTACGAGAAGTACGGAAACCTCGTCAACTTCAGCCCCAGCCAGTACTCTTATGCCGCTGCCAGCGACACCATCCTCAACAGCGGTCTCATCGTTGCAGGCAACAACAAACAGTTCGCCAGCCCCGGCGCTTCGAAGTCGACGCTCACCAATCGTCAATGGGGAATCGGCCCGCGAATCGGACTCGCTTACAGCGTCAATCCCAGGCTTGTCGTTCGTTCCGGCTTCGGTCTTTACTACGACCGCGGCGAGTTCTTTACCGAGTTCTCTCCCTCTGCCGGCAACGGCTTCAACGGACCCTTCGGCGTTACCCTACAACCGCCTTTTGTGCAGCCCGTCAACTCGCCTGACGGTGCCACCTCGGAAAATCCCTTCGGCACCGTGCGTCCTCCCGTCGACACCAATCCCGCCGACTTCATCAACAATCTGCCCAACCAGAACGCACTTATCAACGGAGCCTCGCCCTACCTGTTCGGCGCGTACGCCGCTAACAATAGCTTGCCTTACACCGAAAACTGGAGCTTGGATATCCAATACCAGATCTCCAGGAACATCGTCGGAACGGTGGGATACACAGGAAACCACGGCGTGCATCAAACCGTCCCTCTACCTTTCAATCAACCGGGAGTCGCCACCCCTCAGTCGCCGGTCAACGGCCAGACCTACAGCTACGGCTTCAATGCAACAGACGCAAATGGCAATACGCTTTTGTCGGAACCCTACAGCACCTCCACCGGCGGCAACACAGACCTACGCGTTCCCTACATCGGATACAGCCCCAACTCGGTCGCTTGGACCACGGTAGGTTGGTCGCACTACGACGCTCTGCTGGCCTCCGTCCGCCAAACTCCATTTCACGGCTTCGAGTACCTTCTCTCTTACACCTGGTCTCACTCCCTCGATGCCTCCAGCGGCTTCGGCCTCTTCTACAACGGCAACGATCCGCGCAACCTGGCCTCGGGCTACGCCTCTTCCGACTACGACCGGACCCACGTCACCAGCTTCAGCTTCAACTATCAAATCCCGGACCTCAAATCTGGCAATCGCTTCTTCGATAAAGCTGGCAGCGGCTGGGGTATCAGCGGCGTCACCACTCTACAGAGCGGCCAACCCTACAACGTCTACGACTTCTCCGGAACCGTCGGAAGCATCTTCTTTTCATCAAATGACTTCCTCACCAACCCCGTTCTTCCATTGGCCCCGGGAGTCAGTCCGAAGCAGGCCCTCACCGGACACAGCGGTGCCTTCGTCAACCCGAACACCCCCAACGGAACCTCTTCCAACCTGAACGATGTTGCCTTCAAACCCTCAGCCTTTGCCTATCCCTCGCTGGCCCCAGGCCAATCCGGAGTTCCACCGTGCGGACCCACCTCCGCTGGCACCACAGCTTGCGATACCTTCGAGTCCAACTTCGGCACCGGAGGCCGCAACATCTTCCGCGGTGCCTTCCAGAAACGCGCCGATATGTCCTTCTTCAAGGAAACAAGAATCCATGAGCAGTACCGCCTTCGCCTCGCGATGGAAGTATTCAACATCACCAACACGCCCAGCTTCGATACCCCAGGCAACAACTTCAGCGGCGCGACCTTCTCCAACCCGCCTTCGATCACGCCGCTTCCAAACACGGACCCAACCATCTTCTCCAGTCAGGGAGTAGGAGCCATTACCAACCCGATCGGAAGCCCACGGCAGATTCAGTTCTATGGAATCTTCAGCTTCTGA